Proteins co-encoded in one Nonomuraea helvata genomic window:
- a CDS encoding PspC domain-containing protein produces the protein MTEAPPREPAAPPRALRRSSEGRFLMGVCAGLGRHTGIDPVVFRVGFVVLLVGSGIGLFLYLAAFLLMKEPNGKPGIIEQWTRRDFDAEAVMALLTAVLAFGLALNLATVWLDTGSLVVGVFLAVSLLAAHSNGVDLLGLARSMPERLSRRRTAPVGTAPVGTAASDPPSASASGAPPVRAPAPEPVNKRPVSEPVWGRGEERAESPAQAQEPPIGVDEATEQAHAAEARAADVKAADAEAADVKATDVKADEDVKATAQHPVPPYRPQPRTRVDYTPYGEPFAPNGPYRPLDPAKRAGHSPYDPTLYGRPIPKTERKPRPRSFIGGITILLAFIIGGIVVAVQARSAAGVSPTIVGGAMLITIGAGLLIAAWWGRGAGLVAWGTMVAVIVAVGLVLGGVPRNVGESAWAPTSVAEASMLYDVGVGDGRLDLSELPLSPGSTVTFKASVTVGELVVIVPPTARVEVHATNKVGDIKLDHSVKGGVDVRCDKVLEPEVRPDKKVSTIVLNLRGGLSDMEVRRAA, from the coding sequence ATGACAGAGGCTCCACCCAGAGAACCGGCCGCCCCGCCCCGGGCGCTGCGACGCAGCAGCGAAGGGCGCTTCCTCATGGGCGTCTGCGCCGGTCTCGGGCGGCACACCGGCATCGACCCGGTGGTGTTCCGCGTGGGCTTCGTCGTGCTCCTGGTCGGCTCCGGCATCGGGCTGTTCCTCTATCTGGCGGCGTTCCTGCTGATGAAGGAGCCGAACGGCAAGCCGGGGATCATCGAGCAGTGGACGCGCCGCGACTTCGACGCCGAGGCCGTGATGGCGCTGCTGACGGCGGTGCTGGCGTTCGGGCTGGCGCTCAACCTGGCCACGGTCTGGCTCGACACCGGCTCGCTGGTGGTGGGCGTCTTCCTGGCCGTCTCCCTGCTCGCCGCCCACTCGAACGGGGTGGACCTGCTGGGCCTGGCCCGCTCGATGCCCGAACGCCTGAGCCGGAGGCGCACCGCCCCTGTCGGCACCGCCCCTGTCGGCACCGCTGCGAGTGACCCCCCGAGTGCCTCCGCCTCGGGGGCGCCGCCGGTCAGGGCACCGGCGCCCGAGCCGGTCAACAAGCGTCCCGTCTCAGAACCGGTCTGGGGCCGGGGCGAGGAGCGGGCTGAGAGCCCCGCCCAGGCCCAGGAGCCGCCGATCGGGGTGGACGAGGCCACCGAACAAGCGCACGCCGCCGAGGCAAGAGCCGCCGACGTAAAAGCCGCGGACGCAGAAGCCGCCGACGTAAAAGCCACCGACGTAAAGGCGGACGAGGACGTCAAGGCGACCGCCCAGCACCCCGTCCCGCCGTACCGGCCACAGCCCAGAACTCGCGTCGACTACACCCCGTACGGCGAGCCCTTCGCGCCGAACGGGCCCTACCGTCCGCTCGACCCGGCCAAGCGGGCCGGCCACTCGCCGTACGACCCCACCCTGTACGGCCGCCCGATCCCCAAGACAGAGCGGAAGCCGCGTCCGAGGTCGTTCATCGGCGGCATCACCATCCTGCTGGCATTCATCATTGGAGGGATCGTCGTGGCGGTCCAAGCCAGGTCGGCCGCCGGAGTGAGCCCGACCATCGTCGGTGGCGCCATGCTCATCACGATCGGCGCCGGGCTGCTGATCGCCGCCTGGTGGGGACGCGGCGCCGGGCTGGTGGCCTGGGGCACCATGGTCGCGGTCATCGTGGCCGTCGGCCTCGTGCTCGGCGGCGTGCCCCGGAACGTCGGTGAGTCGGCATGGGCCCCGACCAGCGTGGCGGAGGCGAGCATGCTGTACGACGTGGGCGTCGGCGACGGCCGGCTGGACCTGTCGGAGCTGCCGCTGAGCCCGGGGAGCACGGTCACGTTCAAGGCGTCGGTCACGGTGGGCGAGCTGGTGGTGATCGTGCCGCCGACGGCACGGGTGGAGGTGCACGCGACCAACAAGGTCGGCGACATCAAGCTCGACCACTCGGTGAAGGGCGGCGTGGACGTGCGCTGCGACAAGGTCCTGGAGCCCGAGGTCAGGCCGGACAAGAAGGTCTCCACCATCGTGCTCAACCTGCGCGGCGGCCTCAGCGACATGGAGGTGCGGCGTGCCGCGTGA